A window of Bufo gargarizans isolate SCDJY-AF-19 chromosome 9, ASM1485885v1, whole genome shotgun sequence contains these coding sequences:
- the NUMBL gene encoding numb-like protein encodes MNKLRQSLRRKKPTYVPEASRPHQWGADEEAVRRGKCSFPVRYLGHVEVEESRGMHVCEDAVKKLKLLGKKSVKAILWVSADGLRVVDDKTKDLIVDQTIEKVSFCAPDRNFDKAFSYICRDGTTRRWICHCFMALKDSGERLSHAVGCAFAACLERKQKREKECGVTASFDASRTSFAREGSFRVTSGSQQTEREDAMKQAQDKKKGEAAQTQPIIAPPNPALPVPPESSSQLQGHSGPAEKGDTSGQHAIPRRHAPLEQLVRQGSFRGFPALSQKNSPFKRQLSLRLNELPSTLQRKTNFQDKSQVTEMDPAGPPDPDGITDLCNQINNSFTNKPPEDPFINGNGTMTPPNVAPRQTAQNVPGWTDQAMTTPAPSNFQMGHRRTPSEAERWLEEVAKAAKAQQQQQQQQQQQQEPMPQPMVAVPMAVPAAVQAYPVSYDATPAPVGMFIAPHMQAAYVPVGSYTPSMANSMSYPAPSVPVVGITPSQMVANVFCSATQVPSSNLACKTNPFPQNILHSSTTSIQNPASSQPPLSSGPKSNGTANGTWPPDPSQLRLASTAQEVDQFEAQWAALESKSQQRMANPFSNELQKTFQIEL; translated from the exons ATGAACAAGCTGCGGCAGAGCCTACGGAGGAAAAAGCCAACGTATGTCCCAGAGGCCAGCCGACCCCACCAGTGGGGGGCAGACGAGGAGGCCGTGAGGAGGGGGAAATGCAGCTTCCCTGTCAGG TACCTGGGGCACGTGGAGGTGGAGGAGTCGCGTGGCATGCATGTATGTGAAGATGCTGTGAAGAAGCTGAAGCTG ctcggtAAGAAGTCAGTAAAAGCCATTTTGTGGGTTTCCGCTGATGGACTGCGAGTTGTGGACGATAAGACAAAG GATCTCATAGTGGACCAAACCATTGAAAAGGTTTCATTCTGTGCACCAGACCGCAACTTCGACAAGGCTTTCTCTTATATATGTCGAGACGGAACTACCCGACGCTGGATATGTCATTGCTTTATGGCCTTGAAAGATTCG GGGGAGCGCCTGAGTCATGCTGTGGGCTGTGCGTTTGCTGCCTGCCTTGAGCGAAAGCAGAAGCGAGAAAAGGAGTGCGGAGTCACTGCATCCTTCGATGCCAGCCGTACCAGCTTTGCCCGCGAGGGATCCTTCCGCGTCACCTCGGGATCCCAGCAAACGGAGCGCGAAGATGCGATGAAGCAGGCACAGGATAAGAAGAAAG GTGAAGCAGCTCAGACCCAGCCTATAATTGCTCCACCCAACCCGGCGCTGCCAGTCCCACCGGAGAGTTCTTCTCAGCTACAAGGTCACTCAGGTCCGGCAGAGAAGGGGGACACTAGCGGCCAGCATGCAATCCCCCGCAGACACGCTCCCCTGGAACAGCTTGTGAGACAGGGATCTTTTCGAGGGTTCCCAGCTCTGAGCCAGAAGAACTCGCCCTTCAAGAGGCAGCTGTCGCTGAGACTCAACGAGCTCCCGTCCACCTTACAGCGCAAAACCAACTTCCAGGACAAGAGCCAAG TCACAGAAATGGATCCTGCAGGACCACCGGATCCAGATGGAATTACCGATCTTTGCAACCAGATCAATAACTCCTTTACTAACAAACCTCCGGAAGACCCCTTTATCAATGGCAATGGAACTATGACCCCTCCTAATGTGGCACCACGGCAGACGGCACAGA ACGTCCCTGGATGGACAGATCAAGCAATGACCACCCCAGCCCCTTCTAACTTTCAGATGGGTCATCGCCGAACACCATCTGAGGCTGAGCGATGGCTGGAAGAGGTAGCGAAAGCAGCCAAAgcccaacagcagcagcaacaacaacagcagcagcaacaaGAGCCCATGCCTCAACCTATGGTGGCTGTGCCCATGGCAGTACCAGCTGCTGTGCAGGCCTATCCTGTCTCATACGATGCCACCCCTGCTCCCGTTGGCATGTTTATTGCTCCTCATATGCAGGCTGCCTATGTACCTGTAGGTAGTTATACTCCATCTATGGCCAACAGCATGTCCTACCCTGCTCCCAGTGTGCCTGTGGTGGGTATTACGCCGTCTCAAATGGTGGCCAATGTTTTTTGTTCTGCCACCCAAGTCCCATCCTCCAACCTGGCATGTAAAACCAACCCATTCCCACAAAACATTCTGCACTCTTCAACCACAAGCATCCAGAACCCTGCCTCTTCCCAGCCACCTCTCTCATCAGGACCAAAGTCAAACGGCACAGCCAATGGTACATGGCCTCCAGATCCCAGCCAGCTTAGATTGGCCTCCACAGCACAGGAGGTGGACCAGTTTGAAGCTCAGTGGGCAGCACTCGAGTCCAAGTCTCAGCAACGTATGGCCAACCCTTTCTCCAATGAACTTCAAAAAACTTTCCAGATAGAATTGTAG